The following proteins are encoded in a genomic region of Solea senegalensis isolate Sse05_10M linkage group LG5, IFAPA_SoseM_1, whole genome shotgun sequence:
- the LOC122770188 gene encoding transcription elongation factor 1 homolog: MGRRKSKRKPPPKKKMTGNLDTQFTCPFCNHEKSCDVKMERTRNTGIISCSVCLEEFQTPITYLSEPVDVYSDWIDACEAANQ, from the exons ATGGGGCGAAGAAAGTCAAAGAGAAAACCACCCCCGAAGAAGAAAATGACGGGTAACCTGGACACTCAGTTCACCTGTCCCTTCTGTAACCATGAGAAATCCTGTGATGTCAAGAT GGAACGAACTCGCAACACAGGGATTATATCATGTAGTGTTTGCTTGGAGGAGTTCCAGACGCCAATAACCT ATCTGTCCGAGCCCGTGGATGTTTACAGTGACTGGATCGATGCCTGTGAAGCAGCCAATCAGTAG